A portion of the Chryseobacterium tructae genome contains these proteins:
- a CDS encoding PDDEXK nuclease domain-containing protein codes for MMEISEDSLFQSVKEIIRQSREKIFRIANSTLLLTYWQIGKLIVENEQQGKERAEYGKYTLKNLSQKLTLEFGKGFDESNLRNMRSFYQTFPIYDALRHELSWTHYRLLFKIDNTQKINYYIEEIIQNNWSSRDLKRQINSLAYERVLEHKKSSTESIHSVLKDPYIFEFLGLKADEQFSEKEIETAIIDHIQKFLLEFGKGFAFVARQQHISTDTSDFYIDLVFYNYILKCFVIIDLKTGELSHQDIGQIDMYVRMYDDMKRGEGDNPTIGILLCSEKDETIVKYSVLNDKNNLFASKYLLYLPKEEELKQIIDQDRIRFELDQDNKNP; via the coding sequence ATGATGGAAATTTCCGAAGATTCTTTATTCCAATCCGTAAAGGAAATCATTAGACAATCGCGCGAAAAGATTTTTCGAATAGCGAATTCTACGTTACTGCTTACCTATTGGCAGATTGGAAAACTAATTGTTGAAAATGAACAACAGGGAAAAGAACGCGCTGAATACGGAAAATATACTTTAAAGAATCTCTCTCAGAAGCTTACTTTAGAATTTGGAAAAGGGTTTGATGAAAGTAATTTGAGAAATATGCGTTCTTTTTATCAAACTTTTCCAATATATGACGCACTGCGTCACGAATTGAGCTGGACGCACTACAGATTATTATTTAAGATAGATAATACTCAGAAAATCAATTACTATATAGAGGAAATTATTCAAAATAATTGGAGCTCAAGAGACTTAAAAAGACAAATCAATTCCCTGGCTTACGAAAGAGTTTTAGAACATAAAAAATCTTCCACTGAAAGCATTCACAGTGTTTTAAAAGATCCTTACATTTTTGAATTTCTTGGTTTAAAAGCGGATGAACAATTTTCTGAAAAAGAAATTGAAACCGCAATCATTGACCATATTCAAAAATTTTTGCTGGAATTCGGAAAAGGATTCGCTTTTGTAGCAAGACAGCAACATATCTCTACAGACACCTCTGATTTCTATATTGATTTGGTTTTTTACAATTATATATTAAAATGTTTCGTCATTATTGATCTGAAAACCGGAGAACTTTCTCATCAGGATATCGGGCAGATCGATATGTATGTAAGAATGTATGATGATATGAAACGAGGTGAAGGAGACAATCCCACCATTGGTATTTTACTGTGTTCCGAAAAGGATGAAACCATTGTAAAATATTCCGTACTCAATGATAAAAATAATTTATTTGCCAGCAAATACCTGCTGTATCTCCCAAAAGAAGAAGAATTAAAACAAATCATCGATCAGGACAGAATCCGTTTTGAACTGGATCAGGATAATAAAAACCCTTAA
- a CDS encoding peptide MFS transporter — translation MSLTLEEIQDFKGKYPKQLWTLFTVEMWERFCFYGMRGVLTIFMVDQLGLLEDKANLQYGAIQAFIYAFTFIGGIFADKILGFKKSLVFGGIIMSVGNLIIALSPHDFFYFGITCSIIGTGFFKPNISSMVGELYKEDDPRRDAGYGLFYAGINIGGLLGGALCVYLGKYHSWSWCFLAAAIVMVLGLITFFATRKTLGPIGDSPLQFIPKSKRTLREVLVYIGALLSMPLIFIMVKNTSFTDYFMYLIGIAAVGYFIMETLKQTSSYQKKLIAAFVFIFMYFVFNSIYEQSGGSLSLFAKDNLVHSLLGFGMDPNVINNSANSFFIIIFSPLIGLAWVGLNKKKLEPNTINKFGIGFLFLAAGFFLFYSLRYFAGADGKSSLNLFTFTWLVITFGELCLGPIGMSIITKLSPKKMFGMMMGLWFLASAFGQFAAGKIGASLSESNTGNTNMSKLLAYTDGYKTLGIYALIAGVVLILLSSLVKKLMQDVK, via the coding sequence ATGAGCTTAACTCTAGAAGAAATACAAGATTTCAAAGGAAAATATCCAAAACAGCTTTGGACCTTATTCACAGTAGAAATGTGGGAACGTTTCTGTTTTTATGGTATGCGCGGAGTTCTTACCATTTTCATGGTAGATCAATTAGGACTACTGGAAGACAAAGCTAATTTACAGTATGGAGCCATACAGGCTTTTATTTATGCATTTACTTTTATTGGAGGTATTTTTGCTGATAAAATTTTAGGCTTCAAAAAGTCTCTTGTTTTCGGAGGTATCATCATGTCAGTTGGAAATCTTATTATTGCTCTTTCTCCACACGACTTCTTTTATTTTGGGATCACCTGTTCTATTATAGGTACCGGATTTTTCAAACCTAATATATCATCTATGGTTGGTGAGCTTTATAAAGAAGATGATCCAAGAAGAGATGCCGGATATGGACTTTTCTATGCCGGAATCAACATTGGAGGACTTCTAGGTGGAGCGCTGTGTGTTTATCTTGGAAAATATCATTCTTGGTCATGGTGCTTCCTGGCTGCTGCTATTGTCATGGTTTTAGGTCTGATCACTTTTTTTGCTACCAGAAAAACATTAGGCCCTATTGGTGATTCTCCATTACAATTTATTCCAAAATCGAAGAGAACATTACGTGAAGTATTGGTATATATTGGTGCGCTATTAAGCATGCCTCTTATCTTTATCATGGTTAAAAATACAAGTTTTACAGACTATTTCATGTACTTAATTGGTATTGCAGCGGTAGGTTATTTTATCATGGAAACTTTAAAACAAACCTCTTCTTATCAAAAGAAACTGATTGCAGCATTTGTATTTATATTCATGTATTTTGTTTTTAATTCAATTTATGAACAAAGTGGCGGATCTCTCTCTTTATTTGCAAAAGATAATCTAGTACATAGCTTACTGGGGTTTGGGATGGATCCGAATGTTATTAACAACAGTGCCAATTCTTTCTTTATCATTATTTTTAGCCCCCTTATCGGCCTGGCTTGGGTTGGCCTAAACAAAAAGAAACTTGAACCAAACACCATTAATAAGTTTGGAATTGGATTCTTATTTCTGGCTGCAGGGTTCTTCTTATTCTATAGTCTAAGATATTTTGCAGGCGCTGATGGAAAATCTTCACTTAACTTATTTACATTTACATGGCTTGTAATTACTTTCGGAGAATTATGTTTAGGGCCAATTGGTATGTCTATCATTACCAAATTATCTCCTAAAAAAATGTTTGGAATGATGATGGGGTTATGGTTCTTAGCAAGCGCATTCGGACAGTTTGCTGCTGGAAAAATTGGAGCCAGCTTATCTGAATCCAATACAGGAAATACTAATATGAGTAAGCTATTAGCATACACAGATGGATACAAAACACTGGGTATTTATGCATTAATTGCAGGAGTGGTATTAATATTGCTTTCTTCACTCGTGAAAAAATTAATGCAGGATGTAAAATAA
- a CDS encoding thioredoxin family protein, which translates to MKKILSIVLLLLLNFSFAQTKWMTIEEALKAQKENPKKILIDFYADWCGPCKIMDKKTYGHAVLAQILNENFYPVKFNAEEKKSIEIFGRTFSNPNTEQKKGRNSLHEFTQYMNVSAVPSTVFLDEHGDPITILQGELSAKELEPYLELISKDLFKKIRTREQWEDYQKKFKSKIKD; encoded by the coding sequence ATGAAGAAAATTTTAAGCATAGTTCTCTTATTATTATTAAATTTTAGTTTTGCACAAACTAAATGGATGACTATTGAAGAGGCTCTAAAAGCTCAGAAAGAAAATCCAAAAAAAATTCTTATTGATTTTTATGCAGACTGGTGTGGCCCGTGTAAGATAATGGACAAAAAAACATACGGACATGCTGTTCTAGCACAAATCCTCAATGAAAATTTTTATCCTGTAAAGTTTAATGCAGAAGAAAAAAAGAGTATTGAAATTTTTGGAAGAACATTTTCCAATCCTAATACAGAACAAAAAAAAGGAAGAAATTCCCTTCATGAATTTACTCAATATATGAATGTAAGTGCTGTTCCAAGTACTGTATTTTTGGATGAACACGGTGATCCGATCACTATTCTTCAAGGAGAGCTATCTGCTAAGGAATTGGAACCTTATCTGGAACTTATCTCAAAGGATCTCTTTAAAAAGATCCGTACCAGAGAGCAATGGGAAGATTACCAGAAAAAGTTCAAATCTAAAATCAAAGACTAA